A single genomic interval of Geotrypetes seraphini chromosome 1, aGeoSer1.1, whole genome shotgun sequence harbors:
- the LOC117352332 gene encoding probable serine/threonine-protein kinase nek3: MPCSPSLPPPKPKFCLKLFPEIRPSVITSPPALPRTSMSTASTPILDRFSDLSVQSDILASPSSSPPLSTSPLPIQSPNRCSTCFAPLRPSTRDCGTNPATATTPVAATTIVAHAATNTDPPPSSVTVEDIYTAVVTILAGVEHMNDCAEESVRHIRHVTGALQVLLEALRGTPPTP, translated from the exons atgccctgttccccctccctcccaccccctaaaccCAAGTTCTGCCTTAAACTTTTCCCTGAAATTCGACCCTCTGTCATCACCTCTCCCCCAGCCCTCCCACGTACCTCAATGAGTACTGCCTCAACCCCCATCCTGGACAGATTTAGCGACCTCTCTGTCCAGTCCG ATATATTGGCATCCCCCTCCTCTTCGCCGCCTTTGTCAACATCCCCACTCCCCATTCAAAGCCCCAACCGTTGTTCCACCTGTTTTGCCCCCCTCCGACCCTCAACCAGAGATTGTGGGACCAACCCTGCAACGGCCACCACCCCTGttgcagcgaccactattgtggctcacgCTGCCACAAACACAGATCCTCCGCCCAGTTCTGTAACAGTGGAGGACATTTACACGGCGGTGGTTACCATCTTAGCAGGGGTGGAGCACATGAACGACTGTGCTGAAGAATCCGTTCGACACATTCGTCACGTGACAGGGGCACTGCAGGTCTTGCTAGAAGCACTTCGCGgtacccctcccaccccgtga